A region of Jannaschia sp. W003 DNA encodes the following proteins:
- a CDS encoding thermonuclease family protein, with protein sequence MLRLCSLFVALAAALPAGAQTLSGTVRVVDADTFDIGAPETIRLVGIDAPEAAQGCRDGARELPCGRMATEWARAMFEGRTAVCRVEDVDRYDRYLAVCEVGGRDANAALVREGVALRYRDDPRYAEEEKEAILLGRGVWAYDMLNPAAWRDAQRAERAEANAPDAGDCPIKGNISGNGKLYHVPGTGSYGPTRIDETKGERWFCTEAEAEKAGWTRAGGR encoded by the coding sequence ATGTTAAGACTTTGTTCACTCTTCGTCGCGCTCGCCGCCGCGCTTCCCGCGGGCGCCCAGACCCTGAGCGGGACCGTCCGCGTCGTCGACGCCGACACCTTCGACATCGGCGCCCCCGAGACCATCCGCCTCGTCGGCATCGACGCGCCCGAGGCGGCGCAGGGCTGCCGGGACGGGGCGCGCGAGCTGCCCTGCGGCCGGATGGCGACGGAGTGGGCGCGCGCGATGTTCGAGGGCCGCACCGCCGTCTGCCGGGTCGAGGACGTGGACCGCTACGACCGCTACCTCGCCGTGTGCGAGGTGGGCGGGCGGGACGCCAACGCCGCGCTCGTGCGCGAGGGCGTGGCGCTGCGCTACCGCGACGATCCGCGCTACGCGGAGGAGGAGAAGGAGGCGATCCTCCTGGGGCGCGGGGTGTGGGCCTACGACATGCTGAACCCCGCCGCCTGGCGCGACGCGCAGCGCGCCGAGCGAGCCGAGGCGAATGCGCCCGACGCGGGCGACTGCCCGATCAAGGGCAACATCTCGGGCAACGGCAAGCTCTACCACGTCCCCGGCACCGGCAGCTACGGGCCGACCCGCATCGACGAGACGAAGGGCGAGCGGTGGTTCTGCACCGAGGCCGAGGCCGAGAAGGCGGGCTGGACGCGGGCCGGGGGGCGCTGA
- a CDS encoding YebC/PmpR family DNA-binding transcriptional regulator, whose protein sequence is MAGHSKWANIQHRKGRQDKLKAKVFSRLSKEITVAAKMGDPDPDKNPRLRLAVKEAKSNSMPKDNIERAIAKATGGDAENYDEIRYEGYGPNGVAIIVEAMTDNRNRTASSVRSTFSKNGGNLGETGSVGFMFDRKGQVVYPASVGDEDTVMMAAIEAGAEDVESDEESHVVWCADTDLNAVSTALEKQLGESESTKLVWRPQTTTELDLDGMQQLMKLIEALEDDDDVQNVTANFEASDEVMAQL, encoded by the coding sequence ATGGCGGGCCACAGCAAATGGGCGAACATCCAGCACCGCAAGGGCCGGCAGGACAAGCTCAAGGCCAAGGTCTTCTCGCGCCTGTCGAAGGAGATCACCGTGGCCGCCAAGATGGGCGACCCGGACCCCGACAAGAACCCGCGCCTGCGCCTCGCCGTGAAGGAGGCCAAGTCCAACTCGATGCCCAAGGACAACATCGAGCGGGCGATCGCCAAGGCCACCGGGGGCGACGCCGAGAACTACGACGAGATCCGCTACGAGGGCTACGGCCCCAACGGCGTCGCGATCATCGTCGAGGCCATGACCGACAACCGCAACCGCACCGCCTCGTCGGTGCGCTCCACGTTCTCGAAGAACGGCGGCAACCTCGGTGAGACCGGCTCCGTGGGCTTCATGTTCGACCGCAAGGGGCAGGTGGTCTACCCGGCCTCGGTGGGCGACGAGGACACGGTGATGATGGCCGCCATCGAGGCGGGCGCCGAGGACGTGGAATCCGACGAGGAGTCCCACGTCGTGTGGTGCGCCGACACCGACCTGAACGCCGTCTCCACGGCGCTGGAGAAGCAGCTCGGCGAATCGGAGTCGACCAAGCTGGTCTGGCGCCCCCAGACTACCACGGAGCTGGACCTAGACGGCATGCAGCAGCTCATGAAGTTGATCGAGGCGCTCGAGGACGACGACGACGTGCAGAACGTCACCGCCAACTTCGAGGCGTCCGACGAGGTGATGGCGCAACTCTGA
- a CDS encoding CoxG family protein, which translates to MELSGTRTIAAPREAVWAALNDPEVLRASIPGCTALSGSPEEGFEATVTQKVGPVKATFHGAVQLSDVRAPESYRIAGEGKGGVAGFAKGGADVRLAEVPEGTELSYDVDAKVGGKIAQLGSRIVDSFAAKMADAFFENFKTQVEGARDTA; encoded by the coding sequence ATGGAACTGTCAGGCACCCGCACCATCGCCGCCCCGCGCGAGGCCGTCTGGGCCGCGCTCAACGACCCCGAGGTGCTGCGCGCCTCGATCCCCGGCTGCACCGCGCTCAGCGGCTCGCCCGAGGAGGGCTTCGAGGCGACCGTGACGCAGAAGGTCGGCCCCGTGAAGGCGACGTTCCACGGCGCGGTGCAGCTCTCGGACGTGCGCGCGCCCGAGAGCTACCGCATCGCCGGCGAGGGCAAGGGCGGCGTGGCCGGCTTCGCCAAGGGCGGCGCCGACGTGCGACTGGCGGAAGTGCCCGAAGGCACGGAGCTGAGCTACGACGTGGACGCCAAGGTGGGCGGCAAGATCGCCCAGCTCGGCAGCCGCATCGTGGACAGCTTCGCCGCCAAGATGGCGGATGCCTTCTTCGAGAACTTCAAGACGCAGGTCGAGGGCGCGCGCGACACGGCCTGA
- a CDS encoding DMT family transporter, producing MTTPSRPVQGILWMIVTGLCFVAVTGIVKHSAQDLPAAEAAFLRYLLGLVFLLPMLRALRSTPITRGDLVLFAGRGAAHTLAVSLWFFAMTQIPIAEVTAMNYLSPVYVTLGAALFLGEPLALRRMAAIGAALVGAVVILRPGFRAIEPGHVAMLGTAVLFGASYLFAKRLSDRLPAETVVAGLSVAVTIGLAPLAAMDWVAPTVRDLGWMLLVAAFATAGHYTMTRAFAAAPVAVTQPATFLQLIWAVLLGWSLFDEPPDLFVIGGGTIIVASVCFIAWREARARREITPVSHAVKH from the coding sequence ATGACGACACCCTCCCGGCCCGTGCAGGGCATCCTGTGGATGATCGTGACGGGCCTGTGCTTCGTGGCCGTGACCGGCATCGTAAAGCACTCGGCGCAAGACCTGCCCGCCGCCGAGGCCGCGTTCCTGCGCTACCTGCTGGGTCTCGTGTTCCTCCTGCCGATGCTCCGCGCCCTGCGCAGCACGCCGATCACGCGCGGCGACCTCGTGCTCTTCGCGGGGCGGGGGGCGGCGCACACGCTGGCGGTGTCGCTGTGGTTCTTCGCCATGACGCAGATCCCGATCGCCGAGGTCACGGCGATGAACTACCTCTCGCCGGTCTACGTGACCCTGGGCGCCGCGCTGTTCCTCGGCGAGCCGCTGGCCCTGCGGCGCATGGCGGCGATCGGCGCCGCCCTCGTGGGCGCCGTGGTGATCCTCCGTCCCGGCTTCCGCGCGATCGAGCCAGGGCACGTCGCCATGCTGGGGACGGCCGTGCTGTTCGGGGCGTCCTACCTCTTCGCCAAGCGCCTGTCGGACCGCCTGCCCGCCGAGACCGTGGTGGCGGGGCTGTCGGTCGCCGTCACCATCGGCCTGGCGCCGCTGGCGGCGATGGACTGGGTCGCGCCGACCGTGCGGGACCTCGGGTGGATGCTGCTGGTGGCGGCCTTCGCCACGGCGGGGCACTACACCATGACGCGGGCCTTCGCCGCCGCGCCGGTCGCGGTCACGCAGCCGGCGACGTTCCTTCAGCTCATCTGGGCGGTTCTGCTGGGCTGGTCGCTGTTCGACGAGCCGCCCGACCTCTTCGTGATCGGGGGCGGCACGATCATCGTCGCCTCGGTCTGCTTCATCGCCTGGCGCGAGGCGCGGGCGCGGCGGGAGATCACGCCGGTGAGCCATGCCGTGAAGCATTAG
- a CDS encoding multidrug effflux MFS transporter, with product MAILSEQPGAHRSPPHILTLVALVGVSTLSMNVFLPSLPAMARWFEADYALVQLSVGAYLAVNAALQLVVGPMSDRWGRRPVILTGIALFMLATIGCLWAPTIEIFLVFRMSQAAIVTAMVLSRAVVRDLYPQDQAASMLGYVTMGMSVVPMIGPALGGALEASFGWHSNFWLLLAAGAALWLLAYADLGETAPRTGGTFREQTREYPELLRSRRFWGYCLTSAFASGAFFAYLGGAPYVGTEVYGMTPAELGFFFGAPALGYMVGNGISGRFSQRFGVDRMILWGALGQVSGLGVLLVLTLLGFTSPWLFFGFITFVGLGNGLVIPNATAGMLSVKPRLAGTASGLGGSIMIGGGAALSSLAGWLLGFGGGSLPLTTLMVVSGLASVTAIALTIRRNRRLGPLA from the coding sequence ATGGCCATCCTATCCGAGCAGCCGGGCGCGCATCGCTCGCCCCCCCACATCCTGACGCTCGTCGCCCTGGTCGGCGTCTCGACGCTGTCCATGAACGTGTTCCTGCCCTCGCTCCCCGCGATGGCCCGCTGGTTCGAGGCGGACTACGCGCTCGTGCAGCTCTCCGTCGGGGCCTACCTCGCCGTGAACGCCGCGCTGCAACTCGTCGTCGGCCCCATGTCGGACCGCTGGGGACGCCGCCCCGTGATCCTGACCGGCATCGCGCTCTTCATGCTCGCCACGATTGGCTGCCTCTGGGCGCCCACGATCGAGATCTTCCTCGTGTTCCGCATGAGCCAGGCCGCGATCGTCACCGCGATGGTGCTCAGCCGCGCCGTGGTGCGCGACCTCTACCCGCAGGACCAGGCCGCCTCGATGCTGGGCTACGTCACCATGGGCATGTCCGTTGTGCCGATGATCGGCCCCGCCCTCGGCGGCGCACTGGAGGCGTCGTTCGGATGGCATTCCAATTTCTGGCTGCTGCTCGCCGCCGGCGCCGCGCTGTGGCTCCTCGCCTACGCCGACCTCGGCGAGACCGCACCGCGCACGGGCGGCACGTTCCGCGAGCAGACCCGCGAGTATCCCGAACTGCTGCGCTCGCGCCGCTTCTGGGGCTACTGCCTAACCTCGGCCTTCGCCTCGGGCGCGTTCTTCGCCTATCTCGGCGGCGCTCCTTACGTCGGCACGGAAGTCTACGGCATGACGCCCGCGGAGCTGGGCTTCTTCTTCGGCGCACCCGCCCTGGGCTACATGGTCGGCAACGGGATCTCGGGGCGCTTCTCGCAGCGCTTCGGCGTGGACCGCATGATCCTGTGGGGCGCGCTGGGACAGGTGTCGGGCCTCGGCGTGCTGCTGGTGCTGACCCTCCTCGGCTTCACCTCGCCGTGGCTGTTCTTCGGCTTCATCACCTTCGTGGGCCTGGGCAACGGCCTCGTGATCCCGAACGCCACCGCGGGCATGCTGTCGGTGAAGCCGCGCCTGGCGGGCACCGCCTCGGGCCTCGGCGGCTCGATCATGATCGGCGGCGGCGCGGCGCTGTCGTCGCTGGCCGGCTGGCTGCTGGGCTTCGGCGGCGGCTCGCTGCCCCTCACCACGCTGATGGTGGTCTCGGGGCTGGCTTCGGTCACGGCGATCGCGTTGACGATCCGCCGCAACCGGCGCCTCGGCCCGCTCGCCTAG
- a CDS encoding LysE/ArgO family amino acid transporter has product MLASALSGFALGLSLILAIGAQNAFVLRQGLRGEHVGAVVLCCAVSDALLIAAGVLGAGALVEAAPWLLGAMRWGGAAFLLAYAARAAVAAWRGEGALRAEGQGAGLRRTVLTALALTWLNPHVYLDTVALLGTISTQAAIPTAFGAGAVTASFAFFAALGYGARLLRPVFARPGAWRVLDALIAAIMAAIALGLILD; this is encoded by the coding sequence ATGCTCGCCTCCGCCCTCTCCGGCTTCGCCCTCGGTCTCTCGCTGATCCTCGCCATCGGGGCGCAGAATGCCTTCGTGCTGCGGCAGGGCTTGCGGGGCGAGCACGTCGGCGCCGTGGTCCTGTGCTGCGCCGTCTCGGACGCGCTGCTGATCGCCGCCGGGGTGCTGGGAGCGGGCGCGCTGGTCGAGGCGGCGCCGTGGCTGCTCGGGGCGATGCGCTGGGGCGGAGCGGCGTTCCTGCTGGCCTACGCGGCCCGCGCCGCCGTGGCCGCGTGGCGGGGGGAGGGGGCGTTGCGGGCCGAAGGGCAGGGCGCGGGTCTGCGACGGACGGTTCTGACGGCGCTGGCCCTGACCTGGCTGAACCCGCACGTCTACCTCGACACCGTGGCGCTGCTGGGCACGATCTCCACGCAGGCCGCCATCCCGACAGCGTTCGGGGCCGGGGCGGTGACGGCGTCCTTCGCGTTCTTCGCCGCCTTGGGCTACGGCGCGCGGCTGCTGCGGCCCGTGTTCGCGCGGCCGGGCGCGTGGCGGGTGCTCGATGCCCTCATCGCCGCAATCATGGCCGCCATCGCGCTCGGGCTGATCCTCGATTGA
- a CDS encoding DUF998 domain-containing protein, which yields MHHAKPATPAAPIPENPGFLRGLAWLAIAGCAIFTAALLIGDVVVPDHDWIADTISDLGAGEYEWIADIGIYGFSLGLIALAAAASHAHLGGKGWTLGVYGLLVTGLIVFLVGARNEYGDADQDGTVIHIYLVYALGVTFAVMPWAMSEGAARMGDRYGWACKAATVLWVVMAPIFFFLPTDIDGLYERVLGGVTFIFVIAVALALLKRARAVSAFGTG from the coding sequence ATGCACCACGCGAAGCCCGCCACGCCCGCCGCGCCGATTCCCGAGAACCCGGGGTTCCTGCGCGGCCTCGCGTGGCTCGCCATCGCGGGCTGCGCGATCTTCACCGCCGCGCTGCTGATCGGCGACGTGGTGGTCCCCGACCACGACTGGATCGCGGACACGATCTCGGATCTCGGCGCGGGCGAGTACGAGTGGATCGCCGACATCGGCATCTACGGCTTCAGCCTCGGGCTGATCGCCCTGGCGGCGGCGGCCTCGCACGCGCACCTGGGCGGGAAGGGCTGGACGCTGGGCGTCTACGGCCTGCTCGTCACCGGCCTGATCGTGTTCCTGGTGGGCGCGCGCAACGAGTACGGCGACGCCGACCAGGACGGCACGGTGATCCACATCTACCTCGTCTACGCGCTCGGCGTCACCTTCGCGGTGATGCCTTGGGCCATGTCCGAGGGCGCGGCGCGCATGGGCGACCGCTACGGCTGGGCCTGCAAGGCCGCCACGGTGCTGTGGGTCGTGATGGCGCCGATCTTCTTCTTCCTGCCCACCGACATCGACGGGCTCTACGAGCGCGTGCTGGGCGGCGTGACGTTCATCTTCGTGATCGCCGTGGCCCTGGCGCTCCTGAAGCGGGCTCGGGCGGTCTCGGCGTTCGGCACCGGTTGA